Genomic segment of Lepidochelys kempii isolate rLepKem1 chromosome 23, rLepKem1.hap2, whole genome shotgun sequence:
CTAGCCCCTAGCCCCCCACCATGCTCCCTACTGCCAACCCCTACTCTCTCCACACCCCATGAGCCTTCCCATACTCCTCTCCCCGCATAGCGCCAGTCCCTCATCCCttgccctctcccacaccctctgcccccccagagccaacccctcccccaaatcctttccccactctcctcccaccaTCCCCGTGTCCTTTCCccactctcctcttcccccctccaaagCCAGCCCCGTGTCCTttccccactctcctctccccccagagccagccccatgtccttaccccactctcctccccccccagagccatccccgtgtccttaccccactctcctctcccccccagagccatccccgtgtccttaccccactctcctctcccccccagagccatccccgtgtccttaccccactctcctctccccctccagagCCAGCCCCGTGTCcttaccccactctcctccccccccagagccagccccgtgtccttaccccactctcctctcccccccagagccatccccgtgtccttaccccactctcctctcccccccagagccatccccgtgtccttaccccactctcctctcccccccagagccatccccgtgtccttaccccactctcctctccccccccagagccagccctcGTCCCATGTCCTTACctcactctcctctcccccccccggagCCAGCCCCGTGTCCttaccccactctcctctccccctccagagCCAGCCCCGTGTCCttaccccactctcctctccccccccagagccagcccctcGTCCCATGTCCTTACcccattctcctctccccccgcagAGCCAGCCCCGTGTCCTTACCccactctcctcttcccccctccaaagCCAGCCCCGTGTCCTTACCccactctcctcttcccccctccaaagCCAGCCCCGTGTCCttaccccactctcctctccccccccagagccatccccgtgtccttaccccactctcctctccccctcccagagccagccctCGTCCCATGTCCTTACCtcactctcctcttcccccctccaaagCCAGCCCCGTGTCCttaccccactctcctctccccctccagagCCAGCCCCGTGTCCttaccccactctcctctccccctccagagCCAGCCCCGTGTCCttaccccactctcctctccccccgcagAGCCAGCCCCGTGTCCttaccccactctcctctccccccgcagAGCCAGCCCCGTGTCCttaccccactctcctctccccccgcagAGCCAGCCCCGTGTCCTttccccactctcctctccccccccagagccagccccgtgtccttaccccactctcctctccccccgcagAGCCATCCCCGTGTCcttaccccactctcctcccaccaTCCCCGTGTCCttaccccactctcctctcccccaccagaGCCAGCCCTCGTCCCATGTCCttaccccactctcctctccccccgcagAGCCAGCCCCGTGTCCTTACCCCACTCTCCACTTCCCCCCTCCAGAGCCAGCCCCGTGTCCTTACTtcactctcctctccccctccagagCCAGCCCCGTGTCCttaccccactctcctctccccccccagagccagccccgtgtccttaccccactctcctctccccccccagagccatccccgtgtccttaccccactctcctctccccctccagagCCAGCCCCGTGTCCttaccccactctcctctccccctccagagCCAGCCCCGTGTCCttaccccactctcctctcccccccgagccagcccctccccactcctcccccccggTCCCCGCCGCCCTCGGGTCACCTTACCGGGGACCGGTCCCACCGCAGCGGGGCGGCCAGCGCGGGGCCggccaggagcaggagcagccccCAGCGGAGGCAGGACATGGCTCGGGGCGAGGCGAATCCCAGAGGCAGCTCCCCGGCGCCGGGCTCCCGGTTTATAAAGCCGGAGcgatccccccctccccgccccgcatGCCAGGGCTCTCCAGCCGCTCCGCCAGCCACGTGGAGTCACCGGGCAACAACAGCTGGGGGGAGGAGCCACGCCCCCTTTTCTACAAGCCacgcccacccctccccccacctggggGGGaacttacccccccccccccccgcaggcctGATCCCCTGCGGAGTCTAATGCCCCTCACAGCAGGGGATGGTGACCTGCAGTGGCAGCTAGATAGGGCCGCGTCCAGCAGGTATTTGGCTTGCAGCGGGGTCGGTCCCAGGACGTTAGCGAGCCAAGGCGGGCGAGGTGATCTCTTGTACCCCCCACAACTTCTGTGGGTGCGACGCGCTTGCCTGCTGGCCCAGGGCTCTTCTTCCAGAACCCCAGCTCCAAAGACGGGCTCCCTGTGGCGGGCAAGCTCAtctcttccaccagcagaagctgggccCGTGCAAGATAGCGCCTCGCCTGCCTTGGGTCCGTGTAGATGGGCTCTGGCTACAGCGCCGTGGTGTAGACGCAGCCTCCAGCGCTGGAAGTTAATCCTCCTCTTTGAGAGGCAGGCAGTAGGTTGACGGATGACGGAgtcctgtctacaccagggcGCTAGATTGGGTGACCCTTGTGGTCGCTTCTATCCCTATGATTCTCTCCCCAGCGCTCAGGGGACAATGTTCTTCTCAGCCCTGAGCGCCGTGGCGAGGTTGgtgtaatttttaaatgtagaccaggctcTAGGTTAGAGAGGCAGAGGACAGGCAGGGTGGCAGGTTGGAGGGGGATGCTTGGCCATAGCTAGGTGGCACAGCTGGGTCCTGGGCCAGGACTCGGGCTCCTATGCGCGGCTGCGATACAAATAAATGTGACTAATAAGGGACTGGAAGATTGCTAAACTAGATTAGACCAGCCAGCTAGCCCAGCTGCCCATTCCCAAGAGGGCTTAACCTGAGATGACCCAGGCCAGGACTTGGCAGCCTTTCCACACCTCTTAGAGGAACTGGTCTAACGCCAGGCGTTCACCTTGTCCGTGTGAAGCCTcgtctacacctaaaaattagattGGCTCTGAGTTTTGTAGCTAGGCCGTGAAAGATTTTGTTGTTCGGTCGACCTCATAGCCATTGTAGATGCAGTTAGGTCAACCaaaaaattcttccatccacctagctactgcctctgagGTAGATGGGTGAGCTACAGCGATGGACAAACGGTCTGTTGACGTAGGAAGGGTCTAGACTACAGCTCCCCAGGGTGCAGCTACTGGGCCGGAGCTGTTCTCCCGTAGCCACTGTAGATGGGTGGATACATGGCTAGACAGAGGGTGTGAATGAggctagatagatagatgaggtgTATGGGGATAGCTAGATAGATTGTGTGTATAGTGAAAGACAAATTCTGTCACAAATAGATAGATAATCCCCAATAGATTTGAAAGGGTTTCTTATCCTACACCTCAGTTTTGTGCCCGATTTTAAACAAAACTTCCTGCCATGGGAAGACACTTAAAACACACTTTCCCCCTTGTCCAGATCCTTTTAAGAGCCTCCCAGGGGTCTACAAATGGAGTACATCAAACCTCACCACCACCTGCTTAGAGCTactcagcatctctcccattttATGGAAAGGTAAAAGTGAGGCACAGGGAAATGAAGGTATTCGCCCCAGGACACAGGGTCCGAgccagagctgagaatagaacccaggagtcctgacactcaATTCCGCCCcgacaccactcccctcccagaggtgggcttagaacccaggagtcctgacactcaATTCCGCCCcgacaccactcccctcccagaggtgggcttagaacccaggagtcctgacactcaATTCCGCCCcgacaccactcccctcccagaggtgggcttagaacccaggagtcctgacactcaATTCCGCCCcgacaccactcccctcccagagctgagaatagaacccaggagtcctgacactcaATTCCGCCCcgacaccactcccctcccagaggtgggcttagaacccaggagtcctgacactcaATTCCGCCCcgacaccactcccctcccagaggtgggcttagaacccaggagtcctgacactcaATTCCGCCCcgacaccactcccctcccagaggtgggcttagaacccaggagtcctgacactcaATTCCGCCCcgacaccactcccctcccagaggtgggcttagaacccaggagttGCCGGTGGTACCCAGCAAACCacaggccccaccctgcccccatgaCTCAGGCCTAGCACACTGACAGACAGGCACTGAAGAGCAGAcctgggcccagatcctgaaagcaATCGAGGTGCCCAACCTTGGATTGCTTCCATTGGCTGTTAGGAGACAGAGGGGCCGGGCCCCGGGCTAGCTGTCCATtttaaggggtgggggggggcattaAGCTATGGTCCAGGAGCTCCCCACTATTCATGCCTTGTGGGAGGAGAGTGGTGTGAgcttctcccccactccatgCACCAGCCCCCCACCGCAACTGCAGGCCACAGGGACTGAATGGAGAGCGCCCCTTACCGGGCCCCCCACTTTGCTCCCTGCAGCGCAGTGGCCCCTAGCATTGCACTGGGGCCAGCACACACTGCCAGgggcgcctccccccccccagaagtaGCCCAGCTTTGGAGAGCACCGAGGAAGATGAGCAGGCAAGAGGCTAAAAGACAGCAGGCTGTTGCACTGAGACCCGCTGAAATGCCCCAGTGCAAAAACATATGCCAGGTGACTGTGGCCCTTGTCTTACCCCCTCTCAGCCAAGCTGCAGGCAACCGCCCGCTGCCATAAACTGTTACAGGGGGTGACAGCTAATTTATATGCATCTGTCCTCTTAAAATGgacatatacatataaaatgatggggtgtaaattagctgttaccactcaagaaggagaccTTGGAGTCACTGCGGAGAGTTCTCTGAGATAATCCACTCTATGTGCAGCGGCCGTCGAAAAAGCCAACAggatgctgggaatcattaagaaagggagagagaagaggatggAAAACGATGGGAGTGCTGTGCTCCACCCCAGGGGCGGCTGCATTTCAGCTGCAGAAAAACTCATTGAGGTGAGGCAGGGCAGCGTGCGGGgaggcaggacgcctgggttctattcctggctggtCACTCCCccattttgtgcctcagtttcccctcccctcctttgtccatttaggcccagctcctcaaaaagAACTTGGATGCTTAATTTGCATTGCCAGGGGCTGGGCCTAAGCTCTTGGGGGCCGGGGCTGTCCCTCACCCTGCCTATGTACTGCAATACACTGAACAGCAACCACAAACCCTCCCGCCCACGGTCTGCCAGGCCTTGCGTTTTCAGAGGTTCTCtccttttatttaaagaaagagTAACCAAGCGGGCAAAAGTCCTCCCTTTACGGGGGGAAggttatataaatatatagtcCCTGACGTAGGCAGAAGGTTGAGGAGTTTAAGGTCACTTCCCCTTtaagcagggattcccatgagtTGGGTTCCTGGCCCTAGAGAGAAGTGGTAAAGCTCACAGCACATTTGAACAGCCTCGAATTGTGGGGGGAACCAAAGGGCTGGTTAGTTACAATCATCtggatttggggtgtggggaggtctGGTGCAGCCCTTGGGACAGAAGCTGATGCAGGGACATCAGGGCAAGCTGCTCCCCCACCGCTGTGCCCCTTGGGCAATATATGCCAGTCCTGCCACGGAGAGGAAATTGGACTTGGTtttcccctgcccctttcccactGGGCTGCAACCTCCCAAACCCGTACAGCACGGGACCACCCCGCCCCTGCTCAGGCAGCTGGCTAGAGCAGAACGGTTCCTGTGCTCCGGACCGCAGCATCCCGAGCCATCCACGTCCcggccctgggctgcagctgggagcctaaACGACCAACACGGCCCCAAGGCTGGTAGCATTCCAAGACAGGGAAAGGCCGTCCCAGCTTGGGACACCTACTCCCCCAAGCTGTGCCCTGCCGAGATGAGGGACGCCCCGTCCGCCCCAGCAGGATTGTCCCCTCCAGTCAGCTCCTCTGGGCTTTGGCCGTTCCTAGTTATAAGTCAATGGGGCTTCCACGCTTTCTGCTGGCCACTCCAGCGCCCGTTTGCTCCGACCCTTGGgaagtttgggtttgttttttccccaggtGGCCCGAGATATTAGGACCCGGGAAGCTCTGGGGAGAGTCCGGCATCAGTCCTGAGGCCACTGGGCTTTGGCTGCACAGACTGGACGCTCCCATCCGGCCAGCCTCTGCTTGCACCGTCTCTCCCCCGGCCTTATATTGGTTCCTGAGCAGGAGCCGGGCCGTCGCCCTCAGACGGGGCTTCCTGCTCCTCTCTTTTCAGCTTGTAAACAAAGCAGCTGGAGGCGCTGTGAGATTTGAGGGATGCTGAGCGGATCTGCTGGGGCTGGCTGTCCTCCGCCAGGAGCCGGGAGGTGCTGTCCGTCACCAGGAAAAGACCATAGGCCTCCGGGTTGGGGACGCCATATTTCTTGCCGCAGACCACACACACTGAGGCCGCTGTCATGTGGGCGGGGACGGGGATGGCCTTCTGGTTCGCGAAGGGCTCTTGGAAGGAGACGTAGAGGATGTCCTGAGAGAAGGAGAGGGGGAAGAATAATAAATCAAGCAGTCCAGAggctatggtgatgggcaccctGTACATACCATAGACAGATCAGATTACAGAGAgagtgggtagggcactggactggaactcgcAAGATCTGGGCTCTGTCCCGCCCCGTTGTAATCAGTAGACGGCGCCAGAGGCAGGCGTAGAACCCAGCAGCCCCCTGAGCCCCCCTTAGAGCCGTGACCTCCCAGAGCAGCCGACCCTACCGGGGAGCGGCACCGGCTGTGTTGGTTGTGGTGGATGGTACGTCGACGCTGCCACTGATGGATGGAGTCCTGCGCTTCTACGCTGATTTGCCGGGTCACCATGGCCGACTGGAAGTTGCTGATGTGGTAAAGAGCCCCGAACCAGGTGGTGAGGTAGTAGCCGcctgcaggaggggtggggaggaatgcgGGGCTCAGACGTCAGGGGCCTGTGGGCATGCCCGTCACCGCTAGGGGCTGGCGCGCAGAGAGGGTACAGGGACTAGGACTGCTGCCGGTGAAGGGAGACCTGCCCCCCTACCGTCTCCGTGGCCTCTTTGCTTCTTACGCGCTGTCCTGAGCTGCAAGGCAGCCGGGTGGCGCCGGCTTCCCCCCTAAGCCCTGCGAGCCCCCACCAGCTCAGCTCAGCCAAGGAGCCATCGGGGGGGCTGCGGGCGTGTGCCACCCGGGCACTGCTGACCAGGGCACGGTTCGACCGGGGAGAGGGGGAAACCGCTCAGCACCCGCTTTCCCACCCCATGAGCCACCGGGTCGGCCAGCCCGGCTGCAGGCTCACCCCTGCGGGTCCCCGGCCCGGCTGGGGGAAGGACGGGGTCAGGGCTCTGACCTTCTCCCTGCAGCTGGCTGGGGTCCAGCAGCTCCATCATGTACTCGACGTCCAGCTGCACCGAGACGATGTCGCACTTCACCAGGACGTaggtcaggacaggcaggaagtcgTCCGCCCCGTAGACCTCTGAGCAGAGACAGGCAGGCGGTGAGAACGGCCCCCTTGGGGCCAGTCCCAATTCCCCGGGGTTGGGAGGGTTTGATCCCACCCCTTGCAGGGGCAAGTCCCAATACCcacggggggaaggggggggagggggcggggagattGATTCCATCCACCCTGGAGTGGCCAGTCCCAataccctgtgtgtgtgtgggctcgATCCCACCCCTTGCGGGGCCAGTCCCAATacccctggtggggggagggtttgaTTCCCCGCCGTCCCCAGCGGCCAGTCCCAATACCCTGGGGAGGGGCTCGAGCCCACCTCCCGCAGGGGCCAGTCCCAATACCCCAAGTTACGGGATGTCCACAGTACCCCacacaatcccccccccccccgaaacagAGACCCATCAAGGCCGGGGGGGCAGAGATGGCAGCTCAGAAACACTTcacagggggcagggggagacaggGCTGTCTCAGGGAGGGTGTAGGACGCCATCTTTTGGGGCTGGGAGGCAGCTAAGTGGGGTCCCATGCGGTAGCGGGGGTTTCCCGGGACCTGGGTGCAGGTTTCCCTGGCAGCCTCGTGCcgcccccgcctccccccgccagccAGCCTCCCCTACCCTTGCCACCCGTGCCGTGGTTCATGGCCTCGTAGATCAGCTTGCAGGCCTTGAGCAGCTGGGCCTCCTTCTTCTTGGGCGAGTAGGCCTGGTGCATCTGGACCAGCTTGGCCTGGATGCGCTCGAGGGCCGGGGCGTCGGGGACGTTGGCCGTCACCCCCAGCTCCGCCAGGCTCTGGCGGCCCATGGTCAGCTGGTGGTCGCGCAGCTTCTGCAGACTCCCGTCCCGGCTGTGAAACTCCAGGAGCTGGCCGTAGATGCAGTCCCGCAGCGGCTTCAGGACGCACTTGTACAGGGCCGTCTCCACCACGGAgcctgaggggggggggaaggggacggAGAGAGGGGGGTCAGGCCGGGGGGCGTCTGGCACAGGGCAAGAGCTCGGGGGCTCCGGATCAGGAACCTCGTCTCCATTGGGCCTGCTACATTGGGTCAGGCAACTGGGGCTGGGGCCCTGGAGGGCAGAGGAAGCTGCAAAAGTGACGAGGGAAGGGgagttcagtggttagagcaggggggggctgggagccaggactcctgggttctctcccagctcggggaggggagtggggttgagtggttagagcagggggggctgggagccaggactcctgggttctctccccagctcggggaggggagtggggttgagtggttagagcagggggggctgggagccaggactcctgggttctctccccagctcggggaggggagtggggttgagtggttagagcagggggggctgggagccaggactcctgggttctctccccagctcggggaggggagtggggttgagtggttagagcaggggggctgggagccaggactcctgggttctctccccagctcggggaggggagtggggttgagtggttagagcagggggggctgggagccaggactcctgggttctctccccagctcggggaggggagtggggttgagtggttagagcagggggggctgggagccaggactcctgggttctctccccagctcggggaggggagtgcgATACCACACTCTCCAACCCCAGAGCACTTTGTTCTCTCCCTTAAAGCATCACTAACGCTgcaccccgccctgccccgcctggTGGAGGCGGTACCCGTTATCCGCTGCCCTGCCCGAGccgccccccttccctgcctggctccccgGCCCTGGCACCAAGCTGTCCTCCCCCAGGAGCGGGGGGAGCCTCtgggccccccccagcaccaAGGGGCCAGGCCCGGTTCCCCTTTAAGAGCTCTCCTCTGGCCCCCCCAGTCCCccccagcttcctgctcaggcgtTCACTGACACCCCGGAGCCAGGGCGGATGCGGCAGTGGGTTGGGGGGCGGTTTGACCACAGTGGCCTTTCCGGCTGCATTTACAGACAGCGCTTCTCTTCCTGGAGGGGCTATTTATaaccccggggcggggggggggcccccGCTACTAGCTTACCCGTGACAGGCTCCATctcaggggggcaggggaaatcgAGTCAGGGGCCTTCCCCCCACCAATTGCCTGAGCCaaccctgcccccgccccaagatCGGGGGGAGTCTGGGCAAcctgccccccggccccagcgcgtctcacccccaccccagggatggAAGCATGTGGGGGGTGGTAAATGACTGGGGGTGGGAAATGACGGGCCGTAAGCCGGACCAAAGCGGTGACCTGAAGGTGGGATCCACTgagccagccccccacctccctcaccGCCTTGAGAATTCCTCACATGGGGGAGGACGTCTGTCTTCTTCTGTATCCCGtacccagcccccagcccgcccccatcCTGCCACCCCCCCCATACCCAGCCGCCCCCATCCTACTGCCCCCCCATACCCagcccccagccactgccccccacATCTTGAACCCAAAACCCAGCTCCCagatgcctcccctcccccagctcagagACAACCCTACCCCCTTGAGCCCAATGCCCAGTTCCCAGCTGACGCCCCTCACCCCTTTGAGTCCCCCATAGCCAGTGGACGCCCCCCGCCCCGTACCCAGGTCCACGTCCTCGAGGTCCCCGTACTCCCAGGCATCCTGCAGCTCCGAGCTCTCGCACAGGTAGCCCTTGAGGCTGCTGATCATCTGGCGGATCTCCTGCAGTAGGTCGGTGCTGGTGGGGTGCCGGGCTGCCCCGCCCCGCAGCACGTGCCCCACGAAGTTCTGCACCAGGCCCCCGACATAGGAGGCCGGCTCCTGCGTCAGCTCCTGGACCCGCTTGGTCAGCCGGCGCTCGGCCGAGAGGAAGCTGGTCAGGGCGCTGCCCACGGCCGACAGCCGGTGCAGGACCCGGCCCGGCAGCGCGGCTGGTTGGTGCTTCTTGCGGGGCGTGGCCGGGTGGGCGTCGGGCTCCTCTTCCACGCTGCTGACCGACAGCGAGTCCAGCTCGGGGATGGGCGGCAGGAGCAGGCTGCCCCGGGGGCCCAGCAGCGAGGACTCCGAGTGGGACTTCTTCAGCGCCCAGGGGGCGTCCAAGGCCCCCTCGATCCAAGAGACCCGGTGCGGGGAGGCCGGACCCTCCTGCCTCTCGGCCAGCGGCGGGGACACCTGGTCTTCCGACATATTCCAGGCCGGACGGCGTAGTAGCAGTTTCCGTTTCACCAAGGCCGGTGGGGCATCGCCTGCTGGGGGcgcggacggggggggggggcgctgaggggCTGGCGTCTTGCTCACCCAGTGGCAGCCCCCTAGAGAGCGGCTTGCGCCCGTTGCCCCacgcagcgcccccccccgccccggagcaTTAtcaggataacaacctactacaAGGCTCGCCGCAAAAGGGAGCAACTCCTTCGCGTCTAGCTGGCCGCtaggggctctggggtgaggaatttacaccccctcccttcccctgatCCTGAGTGCAGGGCAATTCCGCCCCCCAGGAGCCTgcaatttggggggtgggggacgaCCCctgtgggagaggagaaagggagcGGCCTAGGCATGAAGGCTTAGCCAGGGTGGGCGTGTTACACAGATGCCCCAACGCCATTGAGTCCCAGCACACACTCGCCCCCCAAGCCCGATCCCaacacctccacccccaaactgATAGGCCACCGGCGCTTACCTTTGCCCGGCTCTCCCTCCTTCCCGGGCTCCGGGGCTCCCAACTGGCCCGTCTCGGCGTCGGCGGGCGCCGGCAGCTTGTCCAACAGGCCGGGGCCCTGCCCGTTTTTCAGCCGGATGGTGCCCCCTCTCTCAGgcaggtggaatgggggcggcaCCCCAGCGGGGAGCCAGCCCTCGCTGCTGTGCTCCGACAGGAAGAGAGGGTTGATGATGCAGAGCGCCCCGTCCTCCGACGTCACCCGGATGCAGCAGGCCGGGCCGCTCATCTCCGGGGGGTTGGGGAACTCGGGGCTGGACCCCatgttctcttcctcctcctcgcctgTGTCCGACGGCTTAAAGGgaggactccagaaccctgctgGGGACACCGGGCAGCAGGAGACAGACATGAATGCCTGGGCAGATGTAACccagcttgggggtgggggggtcagcgCTGTGTGCTGAGGGTAGGACACAGGTACCGTTCCTGCCCCGCTGTCATGCTCTGGGGCTTACTAGTtaaagtggggtggggtggggtggggagggctgggagccaggactcctgggttctatccctggctctgggaggggagtggggtccagtggttagagcaggggggctgggagccaggattcctgggttctctcatCCGACTGCATACAGAGGTCGGACATTGAGTGCCTCTTTACCCACGAGGCGACCTGACCCCATTCCTCCCTCGCCCCCGAGTGAGGGTGTCTGGCTTCCTCGCGGaggccctggctgggggtgaaATCGCCCGCGGGCGAAGCACTCACTCATGCCCAGGGCCGCACAGCTGTTCAGCTCGGCCCTGCTGAGGTGTTGCAAGGCGGCCGGGAGCCGTAGCGGGAGGGGCAGCACATCCCTGCAAGCAAGAGAGACCAGGAGCCAGTTAGCGGAGGGCTgtagggagaaggggcagtgcagGAAGGACCCTCCCGATGCCCGCACTGGCCAGGATCCTGCCCTCTGGCACCATCCAGCCCCCCGCACCAGACGCCCGCACTGGCCAGGGCCCTGGAGTGGAAGAAGCAggggtgctgcaggggaggggcatgCCCCACGCTGGGTGGCTGCAGGAGGAAGTCACCGTGgccaccctgcccccaccctcgcAGCTTCCTCAAACCCAGGCAAGCACCCATAAATTGCACTTCCCGGAATGCTGGGCTAGGGGTCGGGGAATGCCCCCACCCCTGAAGGGCGCCCCCATCACACACTCACATCCCCTCTGCGAGGGGGCTTTTCACCTGacgagtggggtgggggcaggttaTTGGGTCTTTAAaagggagtgggatggggaatcaggagtcctggctcccagactcccttctgtaaccact
This window contains:
- the RINL gene encoding ras and Rab interactor-like protein isoform X3; its protein translation is MPHLSAEEDVDPSGAGDNDSSLQRPLPNGECQAPAGDQPSPPLTILDRLLLTQGLWQLLSLGPEQATELLRMQPPGTFLVTGAGSGELKVLSVQSSGEGRHAGAVCHFHIKEGGSAVSLEGSQLRFLGLLELVAFLSVSRDVLPLPLRLPAALQHLSRAELNSCAALGMTGFWSPPFKPSDTGEEEEENMGSSPEFPNPPEMSGPACCIRVTSEDGALCIINPLFLSEHSSEGWLPAGVPPPFHLPERGGTIRLKNGQGPGLLDKLPAPADAETGQLGAPEPGKEGEPGKGDAPPALVKRKLLLRRPAWNMSEDQVSPPLAERQEGPASPHRVSWIEGALDAPWALKKSHSESSLLGPRGSLLLPPIPELDSLSVSSVEEEPDAHPATPRKKHQPAALPGRVLHRLSAVGSALTSFLSAERRLTKRVQELTQEPASYVGGLVQNFVGHVLRGGAARHPTSTDLLQEIRQMISSLKGYLCESSELQDAWEYGDLEDVDLGSVVETALYKCVLKPLRDCIYGQLLEFHSRDGSLQKLRDHQLTMGRQSLAELGVTANVPDAPALERIQAKLVQMHQAYSPKKKEAQLLKACKLIYEAMNHGTGGKEVYGADDFLPVLTYVLVKCDIVSVQLDVEYMMELLDPSQLQGEGGYYLTTWFGALYHISNFQSAMVTRQISVEAQDSIHQWQRRRTIHHNQHSRCRSPDILYVSFQEPFANQKAIPVPAHMTAASVCVVCGKKYGVPNPEAYGLFLVTDSTSRLLAEDSQPQQIRSASLKSHSASSCFVYKLKREEQEAPSEGDGPAPAQEPI
- the RINL gene encoding ras and Rab interactor-like protein isoform X1, giving the protein MPHLSAEEDVDPSGAGDNDSSLQRPLPNGECQAPAGDQPSPPLTILDRLLLTQGLWQLLSLGPEQATELLRMQPPGTFLVTGAGSGELKVLSVQSSGEGRHAGAVCHFHIKEGGSAVSLEGSQLRFLGLLELVAFLSVSRDVLPLPLRLPAALQHLSRAELNSCAALGMTGFWSPPFKPSDTGEEEEENMGSSPEFPNPPEMSGPACCIRVTSEDGALCIINPLFLSEHSSEGWLPAGVPPPFHLPERGGTIRLKNGQGPGLLDKLPAPADAETGQLGAPEPGKEGEPGKAGDAPPALVKRKLLLRRPAWNMSEDQVSPPLAERQEGPASPHRVSWIEGALDAPWALKKSHSESSLLGPRGSLLLPPIPELDSLSVSSVEEEPDAHPATPRKKHQPAALPGRVLHRLSAVGSALTSFLSAERRLTKRVQELTQEPASYVGGLVQNFVGHVLRGGAARHPTSTDLLQEIRQMISSLKGYLCESSELQDAWEYGDLEDVDLGSVVETALYKCVLKPLRDCIYGQLLEFHSRDGSLQKLRDHQLTMGRQSLAELGVTANVPDAPALERIQAKLVQMHQAYSPKKKEAQLLKACKLIYEAMNHGTGGKEVYGADDFLPVLTYVLVKCDIVSVQLDVEYMMELLDPSQLQGEGGYYLTTWFGALYHISNFQSAMVTRQISVEAQDSIHQWQRRRTIHHNQHSRCRSPDILYVSFQEPFANQKAIPVPAHMTAASVCVVCGKKYGVPNPEAYGLFLVTDSTSRLLAEDSQPQQIRSASLKSHSASSCFVYKLKREEQEAPSEGDGPAPAQEPI
- the RINL gene encoding ras and Rab interactor-like protein isoform X2, with the protein product MPHLSAEEDVDPSGAGDNDSSLQRPLPNGECQAPAGDQPSPPLTILDRLLLTQGLWQLLSLGPEQATELLRMQPPGTFLVTGAGSGELKVLSVQSSGEGRHAGAVCHFHIKEGGSAVSLEGSQLRFLGLLELVAFLSVSRDVLPLPLRLPAALQHLSRAELNSCAALGMRFWSPPFKPSDTGEEEEENMGSSPEFPNPPEMSGPACCIRVTSEDGALCIINPLFLSEHSSEGWLPAGVPPPFHLPERGGTIRLKNGQGPGLLDKLPAPADAETGQLGAPEPGKEGEPGKAGDAPPALVKRKLLLRRPAWNMSEDQVSPPLAERQEGPASPHRVSWIEGALDAPWALKKSHSESSLLGPRGSLLLPPIPELDSLSVSSVEEEPDAHPATPRKKHQPAALPGRVLHRLSAVGSALTSFLSAERRLTKRVQELTQEPASYVGGLVQNFVGHVLRGGAARHPTSTDLLQEIRQMISSLKGYLCESSELQDAWEYGDLEDVDLGSVVETALYKCVLKPLRDCIYGQLLEFHSRDGSLQKLRDHQLTMGRQSLAELGVTANVPDAPALERIQAKLVQMHQAYSPKKKEAQLLKACKLIYEAMNHGTGGKEVYGADDFLPVLTYVLVKCDIVSVQLDVEYMMELLDPSQLQGEGGYYLTTWFGALYHISNFQSAMVTRQISVEAQDSIHQWQRRRTIHHNQHSRCRSPDILYVSFQEPFANQKAIPVPAHMTAASVCVVCGKKYGVPNPEAYGLFLVTDSTSRLLAEDSQPQQIRSASLKSHSASSCFVYKLKREEQEAPSEGDGPAPAQEPI